One stretch of Riemerella columbina DNA includes these proteins:
- the ffh gene encoding signal recognition particle protein, translating to MFNSLQDKLDKALHNLSGRGKITEINVAETVKEIRRALVDADVNYKIAKDLTKRVQEKAIGQNVLTSLTPGQLMTKIVHDELVELMGGTQEGINLSGKPTIILIAGLQGSGKTTFSGKLANYLKKKRAKNPLLVACDVYRPAAIDQLKVLGNQTGIPVYTEEDNKNPSNIAENAINFAKANKHDVVIVDTAGRLAIDEQMMNEIKAIHYYIKPTETLFVVDSMTGQDAVNTAKAFNDALNFDGVVLTKLDGDTRGGAALTIRSVVNKPIKFISTGEKMEALDLFYPERMADRILGMGDVVSLVERAQEQFDEEEARKLQKKIAKNEFGFDDFLKQIQQIKKMGNMKDLLGMLPGVGKAIKDVDISDDSFKHIEAIIHSMTPEERRRPSIIDMSRKKRIAKGCGRKLEEVNQLMKQFDQMSKMMKIMQGPQGKQLMAMMGKMGGGMPNMGGLFGGR from the coding sequence ATGTTCAATAGTTTACAAGATAAATTAGATAAAGCGCTGCACAACCTCTCTGGGCGTGGTAAAATCACAGAAATCAATGTGGCAGAAACCGTAAAGGAAATTCGCCGTGCCTTGGTAGATGCAGATGTTAATTATAAAATCGCTAAAGACCTGACCAAAAGGGTGCAGGAAAAAGCCATCGGTCAGAATGTTCTTACCAGTCTTACCCCTGGACAGCTGATGACCAAAATTGTACACGATGAATTGGTGGAATTGATGGGCGGCACGCAGGAAGGCATCAACCTTTCGGGGAAGCCTACCATTATTCTTATTGCGGGGCTACAAGGTTCTGGTAAAACCACTTTTTCTGGAAAATTAGCCAATTACCTCAAAAAGAAAAGAGCCAAAAATCCACTTTTGGTGGCGTGTGATGTGTATAGACCTGCCGCCATAGACCAGCTGAAAGTTTTGGGGAACCAAACGGGCATTCCTGTTTACACCGAAGAAGACAATAAAAATCCATCTAATATTGCAGAAAATGCCATCAACTTTGCTAAAGCCAACAAGCACGATGTGGTGATTGTGGATACCGCTGGGCGTTTGGCTATTGACGAGCAAATGATGAATGAAATTAAGGCGATACATTATTACATTAAGCCTACGGAAACCCTTTTCGTGGTGGATTCTATGACAGGGCAAGATGCCGTAAATACCGCAAAAGCCTTTAATGATGCCCTCAATTTTGATGGCGTGGTGCTGACCAAATTAGACGGTGATACCCGCGGTGGTGCGGCGCTTACCATCCGTTCTGTGGTGAACAAACCGATTAAATTTATCTCCACAGGTGAGAAAATGGAAGCCTTAGACCTCTTCTATCCAGAGAGAATGGCAGACCGTATTTTGGGAATGGGAGATGTGGTTTCCTTAGTAGAAAGGGCTCAGGAGCAGTTTGATGAAGAAGAAGCCCGCAAGCTACAAAAGAAAATCGCCAAAAACGAATTCGGGTTTGATGATTTCCTTAAGCAAATCCAGCAAATCAAAAAAATGGGGAATATGAAAGATCTCTTGGGGATGCTCCCAGGCGTAGGCAAGGCGATTAAAGATGTTGATATTTCCGATGATTCCTTTAAACATATAGAAGCCATTATCCACTCGATGACGCCAGAGGAACGCAGAAGACCGAGTATCATTGATATGAGCCGTAAAAAAAGAATTGCCAAAGGTTGTGGCAGAAAATTAGAAGAAGTCAACCAACTGATGAAACAATTTGACCAAATGAGCAAAATGATGAAAATAATGCAAGGACCACAGGGTAAACAACTGATGGCGATGATGGGTAAAATGGGCGGAGGAATGCCAAATATGGGCGGACTATTCGGGGGAAGATAG
- a CDS encoding DMT family transporter: MNWLWLIIGGLFEVAFTFCIGKAKASSGAEMYLWYLGFLISVSLSMGLLIKASQHLPIGTAYAVWTGIGAVGSVLVGVFVFKEPASFLRLFFLSTLVASIIGLKIVSY, from the coding sequence ATGAATTGGCTGTGGCTCATTATTGGAGGATTGTTTGAGGTTGCCTTTACCTTTTGCATCGGTAAAGCAAAGGCGAGTAGCGGAGCAGAAATGTACCTTTGGTACCTCGGTTTTTTGATTTCGGTGAGCTTGAGTATGGGCTTACTCATCAAAGCCTCGCAACATTTGCCTATTGGTACGGCGTATGCGGTCTGGACGGGGATTGGCGCAGTTGGCTCGGTGCTTGTTGGTGTTTTTGTGTTTAAGGAACCCGCTTCATTTTTAAGGTTGTTTTTCCTCAGTACCTTGGTGGCATCTATTATTGGGTTGAAAATAGTAAGTTATTGA
- the folP gene encoding dihydropteroate synthase: MKQHYINCNGRLVDLSTPKIMGILNITPDSFSDGGQFNSQKKALQHTEQMLKEGATFIDIGAQSTRPNAQFLSAEEEIKRLGNLISLIKKNFPEALISLDTFYAEVVRFGHQEGIDLVNDVSGGTFDQPMLSAVAHSGLPYILMHSNATYQNMHQKIQYDDIITHLNFYFSETTAYLKTLGIKDLILDPGFGFGKTIENQMQMVEEVGYIGFGEFPILVGISKKSFIYQPLGKSPHYINAEMQALHLKMLQQGVSILRVHDVAEAQNTIQMFNS, from the coding sequence ATGAAACAGCATTATATCAATTGCAATGGGAGGTTAGTGGATTTATCCACGCCTAAAATTATGGGAATTCTGAACATCACACCAGATTCTTTTTCTGATGGAGGTCAATTTAATTCCCAAAAAAAAGCCCTGCAACATACCGAACAAATGCTCAAAGAAGGGGCTACTTTTATTGATATTGGCGCTCAATCTACGCGCCCCAACGCTCAATTTCTCTCGGCGGAAGAGGAGATAAAGCGCCTCGGCAACCTCATTTCTTTAATCAAAAAAAACTTCCCCGAAGCCCTGATTTCCTTGGACACTTTCTATGCAGAGGTGGTGCGATTTGGGCATCAAGAAGGCATAGACCTCGTGAATGATGTTTCTGGTGGTACCTTTGACCAACCGATGCTGAGCGCCGTTGCCCACTCTGGATTGCCTTATATTCTGATGCACAGCAATGCCACTTATCAAAATATGCATCAAAAAATACAATACGACGACATCATCACGCATCTTAACTTTTATTTCTCTGAAACCACAGCTTACCTTAAAACCTTAGGGATTAAAGATCTGATTTTAGACCCTGGTTTCGGATTTGGTAAAACCATTGAAAATCAAATGCAAATGGTGGAAGAAGTCGGTTATATTGGTTTTGGAGAATTTCCAATTTTAGTGGGGATTTCTAAAAAATCTTTCATTTATCAACCTTTAGGAAAATCCCCGCACTACATCAATGCTGAAATGCAAGCACTACATCTCAAAATGCTACAGCAAGGCGTTTCCATCCTCCGCGTTCACGATGTGGCAGAAGCTCAAAACACTATACAGATGTTTAATTCTTAG